In the Paenibacillus sp. FSL H7-0357 genome, one interval contains:
- a CDS encoding carbohydrate ABC transporter permease, with amino-acid sequence MSEQLRIKIKSQFSPVHLFSHIVLLGVGLVLLYPLIFMVMAGFFNKTEFSGTVLGVFPIPKSPTLANYKALIMGSMDAAVTVYFRNSIIRTVYNTFWALTTSFLAGYVFARLKFKGKETLFLIMLATQMIPTTLAIIPTYLEFARFPFSGGNDVFTGGTGILNTWWIYLIGGPSINIMGTFLVKQSLEKVPIELDEAARMDGAGTIRLIFQILFPLQLPIMAFIAITTALGTWNDFITPFFYTSSDSLQTLPAAITKLSSVGASPGAVINYPLIITLSLGVTLPALLIFFFFQKYIVQGLASTGIKG; translated from the coding sequence ATGTCCGAACAGTTGCGCATAAAAATTAAAAGCCAGTTCAGTCCGGTTCATCTATTCAGTCACATCGTCCTCCTTGGTGTTGGATTGGTGCTGCTCTATCCTCTCATCTTCATGGTAATGGCAGGTTTTTTTAATAAAACTGAATTTAGCGGAACGGTACTAGGGGTATTTCCGATTCCCAAATCGCCAACGCTGGCCAACTATAAAGCATTGATTATGGGGTCGATGGATGCGGCGGTGACGGTTTACTTCCGGAACTCCATCATTCGCACCGTTTACAATACGTTCTGGGCGCTGACTACTTCTTTTTTGGCCGGATACGTATTTGCCCGCTTAAAATTTAAAGGGAAAGAAACTTTATTCTTAATCATGCTCGCTACTCAAATGATTCCGACGACATTGGCCATTATCCCGACCTACCTGGAATTTGCCAGATTTCCCTTCTCGGGAGGCAATGATGTGTTTACCGGTGGAACAGGGATTTTAAACACATGGTGGATTTATTTAATCGGGGGGCCGTCCATTAATATCATGGGAACTTTTCTGGTCAAGCAATCGCTTGAGAAAGTTCCGATCGAGCTGGATGAGGCCGCGAGGATGGATGGGGCTGGAACCATCCGATTAATATTTCAAATCCTATTCCCCTTGCAGCTCCCTATTATGGCTTTTATAGCCATAACAACAGCCTTGGGTACTTGGAATGACTTTATTACACCTTTCTTTTATACCTCAAGCGATAGTTTGCAAACGCTTCCGGCTGCAATAACAAAGCTGTCCTCTGTTGGGGCCAGTCCCGGTGCTGTAATTAACTATCCTTTGATTATCACCTTAAGTCTAGGCGTCACCCTGCCTGCCCTGTTGATCTTTTTCTTTTTTCAAAAGTATATCGTTCAAGGGTTAGCCAGTACGGGCATTAAAGGATGA
- a CDS encoding extracellular solute-binding protein: MQARKITNAALVIMMSIGLAACSSGNNGAADTSNETAKATEKAAATDAANTGNVTITVLNEGAVGVGAGIVSDLLGVKKKALIADETLSPRPVEADFTYTPGGKVNTNVFGYFYQTIINDKLKSKNITLQTEDWGWGDPLIQKQTAGFLAKNIPDIIVGETQMPGFAQQGLLEPFPADMDQYIRENIAPAAWKPMEYDGKIYGFASQPGVNSLFWNKKLVKEAGLDPNKAPATWDELAANLKKVTEAGKGKFYGGGVYGGPNAGGYLRYGTLLVINGGGFADAQGKPAFNSEANLETIAFMKELNSYHPAGLMMNTNEGTYFDAFKKGQIAYLIDGPWRAVESSTLGIEYGMAPIPLSSDGKAGNITIGAAFHSVPKEAKNKEAAFEYIRAMYSEEVQTLIADTGVRSPVLKTIAESDDYKANHPEMYLHYLAMAGNVQGLPTFTKENSKVWQLFGDAVTKSVMTNGDIKSIMGDAQKKAEAITN; the protein is encoded by the coding sequence ATGCAAGCGAGAAAAATAACGAACGCTGCTCTAGTCATTATGATGTCAATAGGATTGGCTGCCTGCTCTTCAGGAAATAACGGGGCTGCTGACACAAGTAATGAAACAGCGAAGGCAACTGAGAAGGCAGCGGCAACAGATGCTGCCAATACGGGGAATGTTACGATTACGGTTTTAAATGAAGGAGCTGTCGGCGTGGGTGCCGGCATCGTGTCCGATTTGCTCGGAGTAAAGAAGAAAGCATTGATTGCAGACGAAACTCTAAGTCCTCGTCCTGTAGAAGCTGACTTTACGTATACTCCAGGCGGTAAAGTGAATACGAACGTATTTGGCTACTTCTACCAGACCATCATCAACGATAAGTTGAAGAGCAAGAATATTACATTGCAAACGGAAGACTGGGGCTGGGGTGACCCGCTGATTCAGAAGCAGACAGCAGGCTTCCTTGCGAAAAACATACCCGATATTATCGTTGGAGAAACCCAGATGCCTGGTTTCGCCCAGCAAGGACTGCTGGAGCCTTTCCCGGCGGATATGGATCAATATATCCGCGAGAATATTGCACCGGCAGCCTGGAAGCCGATGGAGTATGACGGGAAAATTTACGGTTTCGCCTCCCAACCGGGTGTAAACAGCTTGTTCTGGAACAAGAAGCTGGTGAAGGAAGCAGGCCTTGATCCCAATAAGGCTCCTGCCACGTGGGATGAGCTGGCTGCGAACCTGAAAAAGGTAACTGAAGCTGGTAAGGGTAAATTCTACGGGGGAGGCGTGTACGGTGGACCTAACGCCGGCGGATATTTACGGTATGGCACATTGCTGGTCATCAATGGCGGCGGCTTCGCAGATGCTCAAGGTAAACCAGCCTTCAACAGTGAAGCCAACCTGGAGACAATTGCCTTCATGAAAGAACTGAACAGCTATCATCCTGCTGGATTAATGATGAATACGAATGAAGGTACTTACTTCGATGCCTTTAAGAAAGGGCAAATTGCTTATCTGATCGACGGTCCATGGCGTGCAGTCGAGAGTTCAACGCTTGGCATCGAATATGGAATGGCGCCAATTCCACTGTCTTCCGATGGCAAAGCGGGCAATATTACAATAGGTGCGGCTTTCCACTCCGTGCCTAAGGAAGCCAAGAACAAAGAAGCGGCTTTTGAATATATTCGGGCTATGTACAGTGAGGAAGTGCAGACTCTTATCGCGGATACCGGTGTGAGATCTCCGGTTCTAAAAACGATTGCAGAGTCGGATGATTACAAAGCCAACCATCCGGAGATGTATCTGCATTACTTGGCAATGGCAGGAAACGTGCAAGGTTTGCCAACATTCACAAAAGAGAATTCCAAGGTTTGGCAACTATTCGGTGATGCTGTAACGAAATCGGTTATGACCAATGGGGATATTAAATCCATCATGGGCGATGCTCAGAAAAAGGCAGAAGCTATAACGAACTAA
- a CDS encoding alpha-mannosidase: protein MPYETNSIFLKKAKAAMSQLEQSIYEPISLLAVTAWVTPEPVVYAERTSGQQIHLEPGDKWGDLWDCAWFHFGGMVPDSQAGSKIVLLIDVNGELCLVDHEGTPCQGLTNINSQFDYSLGLPGKRVVDFSPAAKGGEVINLWADGGCNDLFGNYRSGRLKEAVIAVCHEETRRLYYDFEVLIDLAEQLPETSIRKTRIYQCLYDAANQLSEINTDNVRRASERIAGELNKRGGDPSLTVSAIGHAHMDLAWLWPIRETVRKGARTFSTALYNMEKYPDYMFGASQPQLYQWMKEYYPKLYDKVKERIQEGRWEPQGAMWVEPDTNISGGEALVRQILYGKRFFKQEFGQEMKVLWLPDVFGYTGSLPQLLKKSGVDYMMTQKLSWSVYNTHPHHSFIWEGIDGTQVLTHLPPEDTYNSPAAPRSLVKIENSYLDRNVSENALMLFGIGDGGGGPGEEHLERLAREKNLLGVPPVIQEPSINFFQRLDKEASRFQTFKGELYLEKHQGTLTTQGRNKRYNRKMEKALRELEFAASLLWAAHGEAYPAARLEEIWKEVLLYQFHDILPGSSIARVYDESLERYALLLDEVHTMTKDTYERIASMAGWSNQPVLFNSLPWDRQEWVEWNGNWHLLSVPAMGYRTLEKAEHEVSVVEGLMAGSRELENEKLKVMFDEDGSIVSVYDKLCGREALHSGTKANVFMIYHDDGDAWDFPHDYRETVAGAMTLVRSTAHIEGPQAVVRQEYRYGESILLQKIILTMGGSMVEFETEVDWRESGKMLRVSFPTSVSSDQVNCEIQFGYLKRPTTRNTLIEFAKDEICAHQYIDLSQPDYGVALLNDCKYGFSALHNVLDLNLLRSPAYPDPTADRAEHKFTYALYPHVGDFIQASVYRKGYELNTPMVVVEAIQADTAQHAPIQLIQVDNPYVMVEAVKKAEDSDHLIVRLYETAGTEAQGMISIGLDCLSIEEADLMENPIQVLQNNDSRAELHFAPFEIKTIRVQLA, encoded by the coding sequence ATGCCGTATGAAACCAATTCTATTTTTTTGAAAAAGGCGAAGGCTGCCATGTCGCAGTTGGAGCAATCTATTTATGAGCCAATATCCTTATTAGCTGTAACGGCTTGGGTAACCCCCGAACCCGTCGTATATGCGGAGAGAACATCCGGACAACAAATCCATTTAGAGCCGGGGGATAAGTGGGGAGACTTGTGGGATTGTGCATGGTTTCACTTTGGAGGAATGGTGCCGGACTCACAGGCTGGCAGCAAAATTGTGCTATTGATCGACGTCAATGGAGAGCTCTGCCTGGTGGATCATGAAGGTACACCTTGCCAGGGACTAACCAACATCAACTCGCAATTCGATTACAGCCTGGGACTTCCCGGAAAAAGAGTAGTGGACTTCAGTCCGGCTGCCAAAGGCGGGGAAGTTATTAACCTATGGGCGGATGGCGGCTGCAATGATCTGTTCGGTAATTATCGAAGCGGCAGGTTAAAGGAAGCTGTTATTGCCGTTTGTCATGAAGAAACCCGGAGGCTGTACTACGACTTTGAAGTGTTGATCGATTTGGCTGAGCAATTGCCGGAGACCAGTATCAGAAAAACCCGTATCTATCAATGCTTATATGATGCAGCGAATCAATTGTCCGAGATTAATACTGATAACGTGCGCCGGGCAAGCGAACGGATTGCCGGGGAATTGAACAAACGCGGGGGAGATCCTTCCTTGACGGTAAGTGCAATCGGGCATGCTCATATGGATCTTGCTTGGTTGTGGCCGATTCGGGAAACGGTTCGCAAGGGTGCGCGTACATTCTCGACGGCGCTGTACAATATGGAAAAGTATCCGGATTACATGTTTGGCGCCAGTCAACCACAGCTTTATCAATGGATGAAGGAGTACTATCCGAAGCTGTACGACAAGGTAAAGGAGCGCATACAGGAAGGCCGTTGGGAGCCGCAGGGTGCAATGTGGGTTGAACCGGATACGAATATCTCTGGCGGCGAAGCGCTAGTGCGGCAAATTTTATATGGTAAACGCTTCTTTAAGCAAGAATTTGGTCAGGAAATGAAGGTGCTATGGCTGCCGGATGTTTTTGGATACACAGGAAGTCTTCCCCAGTTACTGAAAAAGTCGGGGGTTGATTATATGATGACCCAAAAGTTGTCATGGAGTGTATATAATACGCACCCGCATCACAGTTTTATCTGGGAGGGAATTGACGGAACTCAGGTTTTGACACATCTTCCACCGGAGGATACCTACAACAGTCCTGCTGCGCCAAGGTCACTCGTCAAGATCGAGAACAGCTATTTAGACCGGAATGTGTCTGAGAATGCACTCATGCTGTTTGGCATTGGCGATGGGGGAGGCGGACCAGGAGAAGAGCATCTGGAGCGACTGGCCCGGGAGAAGAATCTGTTGGGTGTCCCACCGGTTATTCAAGAGCCGTCAATCAACTTTTTCCAACGGCTGGACAAGGAGGCCTCCCGCTTCCAAACGTTCAAAGGGGAGCTATACCTGGAGAAGCATCAGGGGACGTTAACCACGCAGGGACGCAATAAACGGTATAACCGCAAGATGGAGAAAGCCTTGCGGGAGCTGGAGTTTGCAGCATCGCTGTTATGGGCCGCCCATGGTGAAGCCTATCCGGCAGCAAGGCTAGAAGAGATCTGGAAGGAAGTCTTGCTGTACCAGTTCCATGATATTCTGCCCGGTTCCTCGATTGCGAGAGTCTATGATGAATCGCTTGAGCGTTATGCCCTACTGCTCGATGAGGTCCATACGATGACGAAAGATACTTATGAACGAATTGCCAGCATGGCCGGATGGTCCAACCAGCCCGTCTTGTTCAACTCGTTGCCATGGGATCGGCAGGAGTGGGTGGAATGGAACGGTAATTGGCATTTGCTCAGCGTACCTGCAATGGGATACAGAACCCTTGAGAAGGCTGAACATGAGGTGTCCGTTGTTGAAGGGTTGATGGCGGGCAGCCGCGAGCTTGAGAACGAAAAGCTTAAGGTCATGTTCGATGAGGATGGCAGTATCGTTTCTGTGTACGATAAGCTTTGCGGACGGGAGGCACTTCACTCTGGGACGAAAGCAAATGTCTTTATGATTTACCATGATGACGGGGATGCCTGGGACTTTCCGCATGATTACCGCGAGACGGTTGCCGGAGCCATGACGCTGGTAAGAAGTACAGCCCATATAGAGGGGCCGCAAGCGGTTGTCCGGCAAGAATATCGCTATGGTGAATCAATACTCTTACAGAAGATTATATTGACCATGGGCGGTTCGATGGTGGAGTTTGAAACCGAGGTGGACTGGCGCGAATCGGGCAAGATGCTGCGAGTGTCCTTCCCGACCAGTGTGTCCAGCGATCAAGTCAATTGTGAGATCCAATTTGGCTATTTAAAGCGGCCGACGACCCGCAATACCCTGATCGAATTTGCCAAGGATGAAATTTGCGCTCATCAGTACATCGACCTTTCTCAACCGGATTATGGCGTGGCGCTGCTGAATGACTGCAAATATGGATTTAGCGCTCTGCACAATGTTCTCGATTTGAATTTGCTCAGAAGTCCTGCTTATCCAGACCCAACTGCGGACCGGGCAGAGCACAAATTTACTTATGCTTTGTATCCGCATGTAGGAGATTTCATTCAAGCAAGTGTTTATCGAAAAGGTTATGAACTGAACACCCCTATGGTGGTGGTGGAGGCGATTCAGGCAGATACAGCACAGCATGCTCCTATTCAGTTGATCCAAGTCGACAATCCTTATGTAATGGTTGAAGCCGTGAAAAAGGCTGAAGACAGCGATCATCTGATTGTTCGTTTGTACGAAACGGCGGGGACTGAGGCGCAAGGGATGATTTCCATCGGACTGGATTGCCTTTCAATTGAAGAGGCAGATTTGATGGAAAACCCGATCCAAGTTCTGCAAAATAACGATTCACGGGCAGAGCTGCATTTTGCACCCTTTGAAATTAAGACCATTCGTGTTCAGCTTGCATAA
- a CDS encoding glutaminase family protein, with product MKTNIRPPAIPLVTVDPYFSVWSMADRLSDDFTRHWTGKRNAMTGLIIIDGTPYRFAGRVEPNAENYYAEPKAMKQQEVQLTPLSSTYCYEESGVRLQMRFTTPLLMDNLELLSRPASYVQLSVCSVDDKPHNVRIYFDVTAEWCVDSSDQLVVWQQHEEGQLVVLEMSHEEQAYLNRSGDDLRIDWGQFYLAVEKSPEMRTYLASAEIRKQFVRKDEIVPGLKGDMPQAVRDHQPVMACTWDCGEVGAAEVSNLFVLAYDDVYAIEYFGDKLQAYWKKSGTTALGMIGDAFAEYPDLIKKCTAFDQKLWADGVRSGGEKYAELLVLAYRQAIAAHKLVTDSDGKLLFMSKECYSNGCIATVDVSYPSIPLFLLYNPELVKAMMRPIFKYAASDAWPFEFAPHDVGQYPIANGQVYSENALEGQMPVEECGNMLIMAAAVCLTDGHADFATEQGELLSIWADYLLEYGLDPENQLCTDDFAGHLARNANLSVKAIMGVASYSLLKGMMGHSAEAERYKKAAEEMAIKWEELARDQDHYKLAFGQDGTWSLKYNLIWDILFDTHIFDEAIIQKEVSWYLKKQDKYGIPMDSRAAYTKADWLVWAASLASGREDFVSLIEPLWDALNETPDRVPFSDWYDTNTARQMNFQHRSVVGGIYIKLLKDTWALVGKKAL from the coding sequence ATGAAGACAAACATTCGCCCTCCAGCAATACCTTTGGTGACGGTTGATCCGTACTTTAGTGTATGGTCTATGGCTGACCGTTTGAGCGACGACTTTACAAGACATTGGACCGGCAAAAGAAATGCAATGACGGGATTAATTATTATTGACGGTACTCCATATCGATTTGCTGGCCGGGTCGAGCCGAATGCGGAAAACTATTATGCCGAACCGAAGGCGATGAAGCAACAGGAAGTTCAGCTAACACCTCTCTCCAGCACCTATTGTTATGAAGAATCGGGAGTCCGCTTACAGATGCGCTTTACCACACCGCTATTGATGGATAACCTGGAGCTCCTGTCACGACCGGCCTCTTATGTGCAGCTTTCCGTCTGCTCGGTGGATGATAAGCCCCATAACGTGCGCATCTACTTCGATGTCACTGCAGAATGGTGTGTCGACTCCAGTGATCAGCTGGTAGTATGGCAGCAGCATGAGGAGGGCCAACTGGTTGTTCTTGAGATGAGTCATGAGGAACAAGCTTACTTAAACCGTTCCGGTGATGATTTGAGAATTGACTGGGGCCAGTTCTATTTGGCAGTTGAAAAATCCCCTGAAATGCGGACCTATCTGGCTTCAGCTGAAATCAGAAAGCAATTTGTGCGCAAAGATGAGATTGTCCCAGGACTTAAGGGGGATATGCCGCAAGCTGTTCGTGATCACCAGCCTGTTATGGCCTGCACTTGGGATTGCGGGGAAGTAGGTGCTGCTGAAGTTTCAAATCTGTTCGTGCTGGCCTATGATGATGTTTATGCCATTGAATATTTCGGAGATAAGCTTCAGGCCTACTGGAAAAAGAGCGGAACAACGGCCCTTGGAATGATTGGGGATGCGTTCGCAGAGTATCCTGATCTCATCAAGAAGTGTACGGCATTCGACCAAAAGTTATGGGCGGACGGAGTACGTTCAGGAGGAGAGAAATACGCAGAGCTTCTGGTGCTGGCTTACCGGCAGGCGATCGCTGCGCACAAGCTGGTGACTGATTCTGATGGAAAGCTCTTATTTATGTCCAAGGAATGCTACAGCAATGGCTGTATTGCTACAGTGGATGTAAGTTACCCCTCCATTCCGTTGTTCTTGCTTTATAATCCGGAACTCGTTAAAGCGATGATGAGGCCGATTTTTAAATATGCAGCCAGCGATGCCTGGCCGTTCGAATTTGCTCCACATGACGTCGGACAATATCCAATTGCCAACGGGCAGGTTTATTCGGAGAATGCCTTAGAAGGTCAAATGCCGGTTGAGGAATGCGGCAATATGCTGATTATGGCAGCCGCAGTTTGTCTGACGGATGGACACGCCGATTTCGCAACTGAGCAGGGGGAGCTTTTGTCCATTTGGGCCGATTATTTGCTTGAGTACGGGCTCGATCCTGAGAATCAGTTATGCACGGATGACTTTGCCGGCCATCTGGCACGAAACGCCAATTTATCGGTTAAGGCCATTATGGGCGTAGCGAGTTATTCCCTTCTTAAAGGTATGATGGGACATTCTGCTGAAGCTGAACGCTATAAGAAAGCGGCTGAAGAGATGGCGATTAAATGGGAGGAGCTGGCTAGAGATCAGGATCATTATAAGCTTGCTTTCGGCCAGGATGGAACGTGGAGCCTAAAGTATAACCTGATCTGGGATATCCTCTTTGATACGCATATTTTTGATGAAGCCATTATTCAAAAAGAAGTCTCCTGGTACTTAAAGAAGCAGGATAAATACGGGATTCCGATGGATAGCAGAGCAGCCTATACCAAAGCTGATTGGCTTGTTTGGGCGGCCTCCCTGGCTTCCGGGCGGGAGGATTTTGTCAGCTTGATTGAACCCCTATGGGACGCTTTAAATGAAACGCCAGATCGCGTTCCCTTTTCTGATTGGTATGACACGAATACCGCTAGGCAGATGAATTTTCAGCACCGAAGCGTTGTAGGCGGAATCTATATCAAGCTCCTGAAGGATACGTGGGCGCTAGTTGGCAAAAAGGCTCTTTGA
- a CDS encoding glycosyl hydrolase — protein sequence MIDTQELGNLFQNPGITYRPQPFWFLNHDYNPEMLRWQLQEMHEKGIGGVVLHSRHGKTEEYFSEAYFDMLETCIEECSRLGMQTWLYDEDNWPSGTFGGKLTQQFPEYRMRYLRVEEKRYSPTDGQRECLIDFALEDHHSLISILAYRIKQNDGEKVVLQDKPYDLTHLYGRSWQPEEDGDYVILAFWECEVAEKVTFARGYYLDTMNPEAVNKFIELGYAPFDRLSAHFGTNIQGVFTDEPGLMIHDGFSGVEAMKTSVDHLEESLPGVILAWTRNLPERFEQHCGYSLLSHLGSLLFQVEDTSHKVREDYYAALTHWYIDAYHRGLSSWCEARGLAYIGHTLEEPIWGQARSQGNQTQVLREFDYPGVDYLQAGIGTKENPYRILSVKCASSVAHIEGKNRVICEAFGASDHGYSMRQRRLDANFMAFLGVNLFIPHAFYYSFEGYRKTDFPQTEFYHAPHWDHYKAFADYIARLSFMGSIGHHNARILLLSPVHTVYQEMFDNGRAELKPASDVLHALLSDRLIRNQLDYDYADDSQIQSSFAEQGHLTFTKSQEKYRAVILPRMKVMSVASAAKLNKFVDQGGLLIAIGEVPSDSFNQTDDPELNKYLNPLFPQSGEEEWHVYGQGKTLLLSEPKVTADDARYLCEQLRQFPGVDQVTGRWFIPETEKERVIVTCRWVEGEQYFWMMNWSEETAEIQCLTQPMERVEEWKLENGERILLTQRESNEFRLVPGELRIVRIVNSAPGKMLEGLYSLEKNILLPSSWDFKLEDPNVKVLDRWEVTFNDRESRMNAVMPGQTNTYRTRLMIDASAIGKEIRLVTDDIDQYVPSHIGFLSRRRSVEIYINGHRLPALETAGWQDPFFKSVNLTPYVHAGENLIELLTISLLEPMIRVASPLFLIGDFALNEEGVLIASPQPITGYWSEQGYPHLSGKAVYMQNFMMSDIRVDEAQQQIELELEDVRESASVLINGQFVGTCLWPPYRWDITKAMRPGLNEIRIQVANTLANLYGKEVLPSGLSGGGWINIKTLTNGDSREE from the coding sequence ATGATAGATACACAGGAGCTGGGAAATCTATTTCAAAATCCGGGCATAACTTACAGACCGCAACCGTTCTGGTTTCTAAACCATGACTACAACCCGGAAATGCTGCGCTGGCAATTACAGGAAATGCATGAGAAAGGCATTGGCGGTGTTGTACTTCACTCGAGGCACGGCAAGACCGAAGAGTATTTCTCCGAGGCTTACTTTGATATGCTCGAAACTTGCATCGAGGAATGCAGCAGACTCGGTATGCAAACCTGGTTATATGATGAGGACAATTGGCCTAGCGGAACTTTCGGAGGCAAGTTGACCCAGCAATTCCCCGAGTACAGGATGCGTTATTTGCGGGTGGAAGAGAAGAGATATTCTCCAACGGATGGGCAGAGGGAATGCTTGATAGATTTTGCCTTAGAAGATCATCATTCATTGATTTCTATTCTGGCCTACCGCATAAAACAGAATGATGGGGAAAAGGTTGTTTTGCAGGATAAACCGTATGATTTGACCCATTTATACGGTCGATCCTGGCAACCGGAGGAAGACGGGGATTATGTAATCCTCGCGTTTTGGGAATGCGAGGTCGCTGAGAAGGTAACCTTTGCGCGAGGCTATTACTTGGATACGATGAATCCGGAAGCTGTGAATAAATTTATCGAACTGGGCTATGCACCATTCGATCGGTTGTCTGCACATTTTGGGACGAACATACAAGGAGTATTTACCGACGAGCCGGGGCTCATGATTCACGACGGATTTTCTGGAGTAGAAGCGATGAAAACAAGCGTGGATCATTTGGAGGAAAGCTTGCCGGGGGTGATTTTGGCATGGACGCGAAACCTTCCGGAGCGTTTCGAGCAGCACTGCGGATACTCGCTTCTCTCCCATCTCGGCTCCCTGCTTTTTCAGGTGGAAGATACAAGCCACAAAGTACGTGAAGATTATTATGCGGCTCTTACGCACTGGTATATCGATGCGTATCACCGTGGATTAAGCTCATGGTGCGAAGCTCGCGGGCTGGCCTATATCGGTCATACGCTGGAAGAACCGATCTGGGGTCAGGCACGTTCGCAGGGGAATCAGACGCAGGTGCTGCGGGAATTTGATTATCCCGGTGTCGATTATTTGCAAGCAGGTATCGGCACCAAAGAGAATCCCTATCGTATTCTGTCCGTCAAGTGCGCGTCGTCGGTGGCCCATATTGAAGGCAAAAATCGCGTCATTTGCGAGGCGTTTGGAGCCAGTGATCACGGGTATTCCATGCGTCAACGGAGACTTGATGCCAATTTTATGGCGTTTCTGGGCGTTAACTTGTTTATTCCCCATGCATTTTATTATTCATTCGAAGGGTACCGCAAGACGGATTTTCCGCAGACGGAATTTTATCATGCGCCCCACTGGGACCATTATAAAGCTTTTGCCGATTATATCGCCAGACTCAGCTTCATGGGGAGCATAGGTCATCATAATGCCCGTATTTTGCTGCTTAGCCCCGTGCATACGGTCTATCAGGAAATGTTCGACAATGGAAGGGCAGAGCTTAAGCCCGCTTCGGATGTGCTGCATGCTCTACTGTCCGATCGATTAATTCGCAACCAGCTCGACTACGATTACGCCGACGACAGCCAAATCCAGAGTAGTTTTGCAGAACAGGGTCATTTAACGTTTACGAAGTCGCAGGAGAAGTATCGGGCTGTTATTTTGCCTCGTATGAAGGTTATGTCTGTCGCGTCGGCGGCCAAGCTGAACAAGTTCGTGGACCAAGGGGGGCTGCTGATCGCGATCGGAGAAGTGCCATCGGATAGCTTTAACCAGACAGATGACCCGGAGCTGAATAAGTATTTGAACCCTCTTTTCCCGCAATCAGGGGAAGAAGAATGGCATGTGTATGGACAAGGGAAAACGCTGCTGCTGTCCGAACCGAAGGTGACTGCCGATGATGCGCGATATTTGTGTGAACAGCTGCGGCAGTTTCCAGGAGTCGATCAAGTAACCGGACGCTGGTTCATACCGGAAACGGAGAAAGAACGGGTCATCGTGACTTGCCGGTGGGTAGAGGGCGAACAATACTTCTGGATGATGAATTGGTCGGAGGAAACGGCGGAGATCCAATGCTTGACCCAACCAATGGAAAGGGTAGAGGAGTGGAAGCTGGAAAACGGCGAGCGAATTCTTCTTACACAAAGGGAGTCGAATGAATTCCGTCTAGTGCCTGGCGAACTGCGGATCGTTCGTATCGTCAATTCCGCTCCTGGGAAAATGCTGGAAGGGTTGTATTCCTTAGAGAAGAATATCCTGCTGCCCTCATCTTGGGATTTTAAGCTGGAAGATCCCAACGTGAAGGTTCTGGATCGTTGGGAAGTGACATTTAATGACCGCGAATCACGGATGAATGCGGTGATGCCCGGCCAAACCAACACCTATCGAACCCGGCTCATGATTGATGCTTCGGCAATCGGCAAGGAGATACGACTGGTCACCGATGATATTGATCAGTATGTGCCTTCACATATCGGTTTTTTATCCAGGCGCCGCAGTGTGGAGATTTATATCAACGGGCATAGACTGCCGGCGCTTGAGACTGCGGGCTGGCAGGATCCTTTTTTTAAAAGTGTGAATTTGACACCTTATGTGCATGCGGGTGAAAATTTGATCGAACTGCTAACCATCTCACTCCTGGAGCCTATGATTCGGGTAGCCTCCCCTTTATTTCTGATAGGAGATTTCGCACTAAATGAAGAAGGCGTATTAATTGCCAGTCCTCAGCCTATAACCGGATACTGGAGTGAACAGGGATATCCTCATTTATCGGGCAAGGCCGTTTATATGCAAAACTTTATGATGAGTGACATCAGGGTTGACGAAGCGCAGCAGCAAATCGAACTGGAGCTTGAGGACGTAAGGGAATCGGCATCCGTGCTAATCAATGGACAATTCGTAGGAACATGTCTATGGCCGCCATATCGCTGGGACATCACAAAGGCCATGCGTCCGGGATTAAATGAAATCCGCATACAAGTTGCGAACACGCTTGCGAATTTATATGGGAAAGAAGTATTGCCGTCAGGATTATCAGGAGGAGGCTGGATAAACATTAAGACGTTGACTAATGGAGATTCCCGTGAGGAATAA
- a CDS encoding ClbS/DfsB family four-helix bundle protein — MASYEYSSKEELIETIHSKYVLLDAEFDGIDNSRRDARIPEVDKTPAEIIAYQLGWLPLIMGWDKDEREGREVHMPSPGYKWNQLGGLYQSFYEQYAALSLAELRDLFRQREQEWLEWIGTLTEEELFTQGTRKWTGSKDNWPMARWIHINSAAPFTNFRAKIRKWKKYSAAGNPGNV; from the coding sequence GTGGCAAGCTATGAATATTCGTCCAAAGAAGAATTAATCGAGACCATTCACTCCAAGTATGTGCTGCTGGATGCAGAATTTGACGGGATCGACAACAGCCGGAGGGATGCAAGAATACCTGAGGTGGATAAAACACCCGCCGAAATTATCGCCTACCAGCTTGGCTGGCTTCCTCTCATCATGGGCTGGGACAAGGATGAACGGGAAGGCCGTGAGGTCCACATGCCGTCACCCGGCTATAAATGGAACCAGCTTGGCGGACTTTACCAGTCCTTCTACGAGCAATATGCCGCATTATCCCTCGCCGAGCTGCGAGACCTATTCCGTCAGAGGGAGCAGGAGTGGCTGGAATGGATCGGTACTTTAACCGAAGAAGAGCTGTTCACCCAAGGCACCCGCAAATGGACTGGCAGCAAGGACAACTGGCCGATGGCCCGCTGGATTCACATCAATTCAGCCGCCCCGTTCACCAACTTCCGCGCCAAAATCAGAAAGTGGAAGAAATACAGTGCGGCGGGGAACCCGGGTAATGTATAA